The Myroides phaeus DNA segment TTTGATTGCACGATTTAGGTACTCTTGATTATGCGTTGCAGTGTATGCATCAAGTAATCCAGTAATCAACATAGCGTTCCAAGAAGTAATTGTTTTATCATCTAATCGTGGTTTTGCGCGTAAATTTCTTTTTTCTAAAAGAAGAGCTTCCCACGCACACTTTTTAGAGTACAAGTCAGATAACGCTATATTTTGTGAAAGCGCAATTTCTTCTAATGATTTATTTTGAATTAAAACGTATTGTCCTTCTTCCCAATAACCAAATTCATTGATATTAAAGACGATGCTAAAAAGGTCAAAATCATCTTGTAAAAACTCCTGTAATTCCTTTTTTGTCCAAGTGTAAAATGCTCCTTCAACAAGTTTGCTGTTTGCATTTAAACTATCAGCATCCAATGCAGAATAAAAACCACCTTGCTTATTGTCCCAATTTGTAAAAATAAACTTGATTGTTTTATCAATTATTTCAGAGTATAGTGGGTTAGAAGTTCTCTTGTAAGCATCTGCATAAACACTTAATAATTGCGCATTATCATATAGCATTTTTTCAAAATGAGGAACGTGCCATTTGAAATCAACAGAATATCTTGAAAAACCACCTTCAACTGTATCGAAAAGGCCACCATAAGCCATCTTTGTTAGTGTAAGGTCTATGTGTTCTAATAAATCGTTATCACTTTTTAAAAAGCCTAATTTTTGAAGATAAAGTAAGTTAGTGGGCATCATAAACTTAGGAGCTCTATTATACCCACCATATTCAGGATCAAAGCTGTTTTTCCATTTGTCAAGAACAATATCCAGATTAAATCTACTTTCTTCTTTGTATTGTGGCGCTAAGCTTAAAATAGAAATACCTTCACTTAGTTTTTCTGCAAAGTCAATCACAGTATCTTTTCTATCGCGGTAAAGATTTTTTAGTTGTTCTAAAGAATCTGTCCAAGCTTCTTTTTTAAAATAAGTTCCTCCCCAAACAGGACGACCATCAGGCAAACAAACAACATTAAGAGGCCAACCACCTTGTTTAGTCATAAGTTGTACTGCTTTCATATAAAAGTTGTCAATATCTGGATGCTCTTCTCTGTCTATTTTAATTGAGATATAATGCTCATTCATTAAGGTAGCAACTTCTGCATTTTCAAAACTTTCGTGTTCCATAACGTGACACCAGTGACAAGTAGAATAACCAATACTAACAACAATCAATTTATCTTGTTGTAAAGCAGACTCTAATGTTTTTTGATTCCAGGCTTTCCAATAAATTGGGTTATTAGCGTGTTGTAAGAGGTATGGACTGTTTTCAGTATGTAGTTCGTTCATTTTTTTGTATTTATAAGTAACATTGAAAGTTACGATTTTTGAGAATGTAAATTTAGCAACAAAAAAAAGAGAAATGGTAACATTAAGTTAACATCGGAGTGGATAATTATAGTCAAATTTGTTTCATACTTTAATTAAATAAATTTTAAATGGAACAGATTTTTATAGTAATGCTTATTGCTTTAGGGCTTTTAGCAATTATAGATTTAACTGTTGGGGTTAGTAATGATGCAGTAAACTTTTTAAATTCTGCAATTGGTTCAAAAGCTGTTACTTTCCGTACAATTATGATTGTGGCCTCGTTAGGTATTTTAGTCGGGGCGTTATTTTCAAGTGGAATGATGGAAATTGCTCGGAGTGGTATCTTTGTGCCGAGTATGTTCACCTTTAACGATGTGATGATTATTTTCCTCGCCGTAATGATTACTGACGTTTTATTGTTAGACGTTTTTAACTCATTAGGTTTACCTACTTCAACAACAGTTTCTATTGTTTTCGAATTATTAGGAGCTGCAGTGTGTTTAAGTATTATGAAAATTGTAGCCAATGATGATAGTTGGGCAACATTACCAGCGTATATCAACACTGCTAAAGCCACAGAAATTGTAGTAGGTATTTTATTATCGGTATTATTATCGTTCTCAATTGGTACAGTTGTTCAGTATTTTTCTCGTTTGATTTTTACTTTTCAAGTTGAGAAGAAATTAAAATATTTTGGTGCTTTATTCGGAGGGATTGCTATTACTGCAATTACTTTCTTTATTTTAATAAAAGGTTTAAAAGGAGCAAGTTTCTTGACAAAAGAGACTAATATGTGGATTGCAAACAATCAGTTAACAATCATTTTAGTGAGTTTTGTTTTCTGGACATTGTTTTCACAAGCATTAATGAGCTTCTTAAAAGTAAATATATTACGAGTTATTATTGTAATTGGAACTTTTGCTTTAGCATTAGCGTTTGCAGGAAATGACTTAGTAAACTTTATCGGGGTGCCTATTGCAGCTTTCCAATCTTACCAATTCTTCGCCTTATCAGGTCAGTCAGCTGACACTTATATGATGGGGAAATTAGCAGAGGAAAATGTAGTTGCTCCTTTTTACTTCTTAGTAATAGCTGGATTAATCATGGTTTATACCTTGTGGACATCTAAAAAAGCTAAGAATGTAATTGAAACAGAGATGAGTTTAGCTCGTCAAGATACAGGATCAACAGAAGAGAAGTTTGCGCCAAATAGTTTATCTAAATTCATCGTTAGAACTACAGTTTTAATCGGAATGGGAATTAACTATTTTTTACCAAAGTCACTTCAATTGAAAATGGATAGTCGTTTTGAGCTTCCTAAAAAAGACAAGAAATCGTCATCTAAAGATGAGCCAGCTTTTGATATGGTACGTGCTTCTGTAAACTTAATGGTTGCGAGTATTTTGATTTCAATTGGTACATCTATGAAGTTGCCATTATCTACTACTTATGTAACATTTATGGTTGCAATGGGTACATCATTTGCAGATAGAGCTTGGGATAGAGATTCTGCAGTATATCGAGTAGCAGGTGTGTTTAATGTAATTGGTGGATGGTTTGTAACTGCTATTGTTGCTTTCGTAGCTGCTTTTATTGCTGCCTATATTTTGAAAATAGGAGAAGTTTATGCTGTAGTTGGTATGTTAATCTTAGTAGGTATTTTATTATACAGAAGTAATAAAAACCATATTAAGAAGACAAAAGAGAAAGAGGCAAAAGAAGCTAAACTTGATAAGGTTGATATTGTAACTATTCAAGGAGTAGCATCAGAGAGTTCTTCACAAATTGCTAATGTATTGACTCGTGCGAATGAGTTATATACAACAGTAGTTGATGGTGTAGCACTTCAAGATCTTAACCAACTTAAGAAGAGCAAGAAGCAATTGAAGAAGTTGGAGAAAGAAGTAGATGATT contains these protein-coding regions:
- a CDS encoding thioredoxin domain-containing protein; translation: MNELHTENSPYLLQHANNPIYWKAWNQKTLESALQQDKLIVVSIGYSTCHWCHVMEHESFENAEVATLMNEHYISIKIDREEHPDIDNFYMKAVQLMTKQGGWPLNVVCLPDGRPVWGGTYFKKEAWTDSLEQLKNLYRDRKDTVIDFAEKLSEGISILSLAPQYKEESRFNLDIVLDKWKNSFDPEYGGYNRAPKFMMPTNLLYLQKLGFLKSDNDLLEHIDLTLTKMAYGGLFDTVEGGFSRYSVDFKWHVPHFEKMLYDNAQLLSVYADAYKRTSNPLYSEIIDKTIKFIFTNWDNKQGGFYSALDADSLNANSKLVEGAFYTWTKKELQEFLQDDFDLFSIVFNINEFGYWEEGQYVLIQNKSLEEIALSQNIALSDLYSKKCAWEALLLEKRNLRAKPRLDDKTITSWNAMLITGLLDAYTATHNQEYLNRAIKLEDFIHSKLWSEDGGLFRTFKNDKATIEAFLDDYGFYIQALINLFEHTAEEKYIKHAKNIVDLSLDKFLDHKSSFFLYSAKTNKNITPAVEIEDNVIPSSNAIMAMNLLKLGVLFENAHYTQIATDMTKVVLSQIDYPSAYSHWLLLDLYLQHPIELSFVGENAKKQALKIRDKMISRAFIFSSTTDSTIPYLAKYGNSDSTLHYICMNSSCLKPEENVTALEKYTL
- a CDS encoding inorganic phosphate transporter produces the protein MEQIFIVMLIALGLLAIIDLTVGVSNDAVNFLNSAIGSKAVTFRTIMIVASLGILVGALFSSGMMEIARSGIFVPSMFTFNDVMIIFLAVMITDVLLLDVFNSLGLPTSTTVSIVFELLGAAVCLSIMKIVANDDSWATLPAYINTAKATEIVVGILLSVLLSFSIGTVVQYFSRLIFTFQVEKKLKYFGALFGGIAITAITFFILIKGLKGASFLTKETNMWIANNQLTIILVSFVFWTLFSQALMSFLKVNILRVIIVIGTFALALAFAGNDLVNFIGVPIAAFQSYQFFALSGQSADTYMMGKLAEENVVAPFYFLVIAGLIMVYTLWTSKKAKNVIETEMSLARQDTGSTEEKFAPNSLSKFIVRTTVLIGMGINYFLPKSLQLKMDSRFELPKKDKKSSSKDEPAFDMVRASVNLMVASILISIGTSMKLPLSTTYVTFMVAMGTSFADRAWDRDSAVYRVAGVFNVIGGWFVTAIVAFVAAFIAAYILKIGEVYAVVGMLILVGILLYRSNKNHIKKTKEKEAKEAKLDKVDIVTIQGVASESSSQIANVLTRANELYTTVVDGVALQDLNQLKKSKKQLKKLEKEVDDLRGNVYFFIKNLDETSVGASKFYVLTLGYLQDMIKAISFIAQHSFTHVDNNHKKLKFNQIRDLKLIDKKLQDLFDKIVVLFSEEKFSEIDDILKDKEELISAVDKLIQKQIIRIRTTETSPKNSKLYFSILFETDDLIKSTIGLLELFKDFEIDVKRKSFIRMN